In Eublepharis macularius isolate TG4126 chromosome 4, MPM_Emac_v1.0, whole genome shotgun sequence, the following are encoded in one genomic region:
- the B3GALT4 gene encoding beta-1,3-galactosyltransferase 4, which translates to MARLAPPPRLLWRRPRLLLAGGLLAGLGALSAAAGFLASGGHEELLSRWLPPPAGARARAPAASLPPAGAFPLRPTPPDCGPGAPFLLVLVASAAGHAEQRQAVRRSWGAARWAGGGAVRTLFVLGLPADAALQAGLEEEARRHGDLVQGRFQDTYANLTLKTLALLGWAAGQCPAARFVVKADDDVFLNLPALARHLAALARPRGTYLGRVHWRVRPERDPSSRHHVPAALYPPDVFPPYCSGTTYVLSGDTVAALLAVAPSVPLVPVEDVFVGLCAQQAGIAPLHVARMAGAAHFPLDLCCYQEVLYSVHSVAPSEMLDVWQRARGQEEVCSPWQRTFGILRCRILAWLAAT; encoded by the coding sequence ATGGCGCGCCTGGCGCCCCCGCCGCGCCTGCTGTGGCGCCGCCCGCGCCTGCTGCTGGCCGGGGGGCTGCTGGCCGGGCTGGGCGCGCTCTCGGCGGCGGCGGGCTTCCTGGCCAGCGGCGGCCACGAGGAGCTGCTCTCGCGCTGGCTGCCGCCGCCCGCCGGGGCGCGCGCCCGGGCCCCCGCCGCCTCGCTGCCGCCCGCGGGCGCCTTCCCGCTGCGCCCGACGCCGCCCGACTGCGGGCCCGGCGCGCCCTTCCTGCTGGTGCTGGTGGCCAGCGCGGCCGGGCACGCCGAGCAGCGCCAGGCGGTGCGGCGGAGCTGGGGGGCCGCCCGCTGGGCCGGGGGCGGCGCCGTGCGGACCCTCTTCGTGCTGGGGCTGCCCGCCGACGCCGCCCTGCAGGCCGGCCTGGAGGAGGAGGCGCGGCGGCACGGGGACCTCGTGCAGGGccgcttccaggacacctacgcCAACCTGACCCTCAAGACGCTGGCCCTGCTGGGCTGGGCCGCCGGCCAGTGCCCCGCAGCCCGCTTCGTGGTCAAGGCCGACGACGACGTCTTCCTGAACCTGCCCGCCCTGGCCCGCCACCTGGCGGCGCTGGCCAGACCCCGCGGCACCTACCTGGGCCGCGTCCACTGGCGGGTGCGGCCCGAACGGGACCCCAGCAGCCGCCACCACGTCCCTGCGGCCCTGTACCCGCCCGACGTTTTCCCCCCGTACTGCAGCGGCACGACCTACGTCCTCTCGGGGGACACCGTGGCCGCCCTCCTGGCAGTCGCCCCCAGCGTGCCCCTGGTGCCCGTCGAGGATGTCTTCGTGGGCCTCTGCGCCCAGCAGGCCGGGATCGCCCCTCTGCACGTGGCCCGCATGGCCGGAGCGGCCCACTTCCCTCTTGACCTCTGCTGCTACCAGGAGGTGCTGTACAGCGTCCATAGCGTGGCGCCCTCCGAGATGCTGGACGTGTGGCAAAGGGCCCGGGGCCAGGAAGAGGTCTGCAGCCCCTGGCAGCGCACTTTCGGGATTCTCCGGTGCAGGATACTGGCGTGGTTGGCAGCCACCTGA